A DNA window from Melanotaenia boesemani isolate fMelBoe1 chromosome 6, fMelBoe1.pri, whole genome shotgun sequence contains the following coding sequences:
- the LOC121641420 gene encoding C-reactive protein-like has translation MELLLLLVTLTSCAAIPQNLVNKMFTFPQESATAHVRLTTSRQDLRAVTVCLRTFSDIKRDQAFFSLATPSKTNDFLIFKLGVADKFNLHVRDKYAAVEGHDWKLNTWHSVCVTWDAASGLVQLWLDGKPSSRKFVSSGSNINGPFIIVLGQDQDTFGGGFDTKQSFVGMMTDVHMWDYTLSPCEIQRHADGLIFNSGNVLKWESLEFQANGKVLIEEKQNRCCCNANTNFV, from the exons ATGGAGCTGTTGCTTCTGCTGGTGACACTGACATCATGTGCAGCAATTCCTCAAA ATCTGGTGAATAAAATGTTCACATTCCCACAAGAAAGCGCCACAGCTCATGTGAGACTCACTACATCAAGACAAGATCTGAGAGCTGTAACTGTCTGTCTTAG GACCTTCTCAGACATCAAAAGGGACCAGGCGTTCTTCTCTTTGGCAACACCCTCTAAAACCAATGACTTTCTTATATTCAAGCTAGGTGTAGCTGATAAGTTTAACCTGCATGTTAGAGACAAATATGCAGCTGTTGAAGGGCATGACTGGAAACTGAACACTTGGCACTCAGTCTGTGTCACATGGGACGCTGCATCTGGACTGGTTCAACTGTGGCTAGATGGAAAACCTTCAAGCAGGAAATTTGTCAGCTCTGGATCTAATATAAATGGACCCTTTATAATTGTTTTGGGACAG GATCAAGATACCTTTGGTGGTGGTTTTGATACAAAACAGTCATTTGTTGGCATGATGACTGACGTCCACATGTGGGACTACACCCTTTCCCCCTGTGAGATCCAGCGCCACGCGGATGGTCTAATTTTCAACTCAGGGAATGTGCTCAAGTGGGAGTCACTGGAATTTCAGGCCAATGGAAAAGTGcttattgaagaaaaacaaaacaggtgtTGTTGCAATGCAAACACaaattttgtataa
- the LOC121641421 gene encoding metalloreductase STEAP4-like, whose protein sequence is MLNNKLSGVLLHHMDMAVAPEPEVLCIFGTGDLGRSLGLRLLQSGYRLVYGSRRPHTCGPLPQGAQVMSHAEAAQSASLIFICVHRDHYEFMEKMQPHLHGKVLVDLSNNLKKNMYPEANAVYLQRLVPKASVVKGLNTLSAWALQNGLLAGKQVYLCGDNAEAKQAVAQMTTKLGLTVLDKGSLSAAGELEDFPLKLFTEWRVPLYIAFSLTAFFFFYLLIRDIIYAYAEKGTDISYRIIVSLANKVFPIVSLIMLSLCYLPGAIAGLIQLYRGTKYRRFPNWLDSWMLCRKQLGLVALGFGFLHAIYTIIIPIRYAFRHKLISSVVDEMKDNKTTPFYFDQTEAWGTDTFIALGILGFFLFVLLGLTSLPSVGGTFSWREFSFIQSKLGHLTLFICTAHGYIYGWNKFLPPYKWYTPPAYMLCLIVPSVTLVLKLLLLLPCVDRTLTRIRQGWERNQPREEMSEMKATSL, encoded by the exons ATGTTGAATAATAAGCTCA GtggtgtgttgctgcatcacATGGACATGGCAGTGGCCCCTGAGCCAGAGGTACTGTGCATATTTGGGACTGGGGACTTGGGGCGCTCTCTGGGCCTACGTCTCCTTCAGTCTGGTTACAGATTGGTGTATGGCAGCCGCAGACCTCACACCTGTGGCCCTTTGCCTCAGGGAGCACAG GTGATGAGCCACGCAGAAGCAGCCCAGTCTGCCAGTCTGATCTTTATTTGCGTTCACAGAGACCACTATGAATTCATGGAGAAAATGCAACCTCATCTCCACGGAAAG GTGCTGGTGGACCTCAGTAACAACCTGAAGAAAAATATGTATCCAGAAGCCAATGCTGTCTACTTGCAGAG GCTGGTCCCCAAAGCTTCTGTGGTGAAAGGCCTTAACACATTGTCTGCCTGGGCTCTGCAGAATGGACTTCTGGCTGGaaaacag GTGTACCTATGTGGGGACAACGCAGAAGCAAAGCAGGCAGTAGCACAAATGACAACCAAACTGGGCCTTACTGTTCTGGATAAAGGTTCCCTATCAGCAGCTGGAGAGCTGGAGGACTTTCCTCTAAAACTGTTCACAGAGTGGAGGGTGCCTCTATACATAGCCTTCAGCCTCActgccttcttcttcttctacctGCTCATCAGAGATATCATTTACGCTTATGCTGAAAAGGGGACTGACATCTCCTACCGAATCATTGTGTCCCTGGCCAACAAG gtGTTTCCAATTGTGTCACTCATCATGCTGTCTCTTTGTTACCTGCCTGGTGCTATAGCAGGTTTAATTCAACTTTACAGAGGGACCAAATACAG GCGCTTCCCTAACTGGCTGGACAGCTGGATGCTGTGCAGGAAGCAGCTGGGTCTGGTTGCACTGGGCTTTGGGTTTCTCCATGCCATCTACACAATTATAATTCCTATTCGCTATGCTTTCAGGCACAAACTCATCTCGTCTGTTGTGGATGAG ATGAAGGATAATAAAACCACACCATTTTACTTTGATCAAACTGAAGCGTGGGGCACAGACACATTCATAGCCCTGGGAATCCtgggtttctttctttttgtcctgCTAGGACTAACATCCCTGCCCTCTGTGGGAGGCACTTTCAGCTGGAGAGAATTCAGCTTCATTCAG tctaaGCTGGGCCATCTGACTCTGTTCATATGCACAGCACATGGCTACATTTATGGCTGGAATAAATTTCTTCCCCCCTACAAATGGTACACCCCTCCGGCCTACATGCTCTGTCTGATTGTGCCTTCTGTGACTCTGGTGCTCAAGCTACTTCTTCTTCTCCCCTGTGTGGATCGCACCCTCACCCGCATTCGGCAAGGCTGGGAGAGGAATCAGCCAAGAGAGGAGATGAGTGAGATGAAGGCCACCAGCCTGTGA